Proteins encoded within one genomic window of Panicum virgatum strain AP13 chromosome 1N, P.virgatum_v5, whole genome shotgun sequence:
- the LOC120655819 gene encoding uncharacterized protein LOC120655819: MGGVHFPGDNGAAEVDVACDGEIDRRNVGKMEHGCEHYRRRCKIVACNQVLPCRHCHNKAMLQDHIGADWREQKCFIPAHIGIRDPRAFPICVLTTASRLPPRGAAAAPPPPPSLPFICGGTGVHGRGRSSGAGARSGGGGGAPSCGRRGF, translated from the exons ATGGGGGGAGTGCACTTCCCCGGCGACAACGGCGCCGCCGAGGTCGACGTGGCCTGCGACGGGGAGATCGACCGCCGCAACGTGGGCAAGATGGAGCACGG GTGCGAACATTACCGGCGGAGGTGTAAGATCGTGGCCTGCAATCAGGTGCTCCCCTGTCGCCACTGCCACAACAAGGCCATG CTACAAGATCACATTGGAGCAGATTGGCGAGAACAAAAATGCTTCATCCCGGCGCATATCGGCATCCGCGACCCGCGCGCCTTCCCGATCTGCGTGCTCACCACCGCCTCCCGCCTCCCAccgcggggagcggcggcggcgccccccccccccccctccctccccttcaTATGCGGCGGCACAGGGGTACACGGCCGCGGCCGGAGCAGCGGAGCAGGTGCgcgaagcggcggcgggggcggagcaCCGTCGTGCGGCAGGCGCGGCTTCTAG